Genomic segment of Pseudomonadota bacterium:
GGCAGCAACATCCATCTCGGTTTTTACTCACCGGTCACGGAATAAAAAAGGCCCGCCGGGAATCCGGCAGGCCGCAACAGCATTCTCTTGACCTGAATCAGTTCACATCGTGAATCACCTGCCCACCAGCTCTTCAACTGCCGACAAAAATTCGTCCCGTTCAAAGGGCTTACTGAAACTGTAGGAGGCGCCAAGTTTTTCCGCCAGGGTCAGATAATCTTCAGGCCCTTTGCTCGCAAATCCAGAGACAGCGATAATTTTCATGTCCGGAAATTCAGCCTTCAGATCCGCGATCGTCCCGAGACCCTCTTTTTCAGGCATCACAATGTCCGTCACCACAAGATCCGGCAGCCTTTCAATGCACATGGCCATTCCCACATAACCATCGTGTGCCCCTTCGGCTTCATAGCCTTCGCGGACAAGCATGCTGG
This window contains:
- a CDS encoding response regulator, yielding MAYILVIDDDDQFRKFVTSMLVREGYEAEGAHDGYVGMAMCIERLPDLVVTDIVMPEKEGLGTIADLKAEFPDMKIIAVSGFASKGPEDYLTLAEKLGASYSFSKPFERDEFLSAVEELVGR